Genomic DNA from Nonomuraea rubra:
CCCTGCCGAAGGCCGCCAGGGAGGCCGACGAGGAGGTGTGGCGCGACACGTACGCGCGGCTGCCGGCCAGCACCCACCCCAACATCGCCGCCACCGCGCCGCTGCTGGTCGCCAGGATGAACGACAGCGCGTACCCGACGGCGCTCGACCTGCTGCTCGCCAGCGCGGCGGCCCAGCTCGCGGGGTAGACCCCCGGGCATGCCGGAAGGTCACCTGATCCACCGCCACGCCCGCGAGCAGCACGCGGCCCTGGCCGGCCACGTCGTGCGCGCCGCCGGCCCGCAGGGCCGCTTCGACGCCCGGCCGTACGACGGGCGGGCGCTGGCCGGGGTGGAGGCGGTCGGCAAGCACCTGCTCTACCACTTCGAGGACGGCCTGCCGGCGATCCACGTGCACCTGGGCATGCGGGGGATCTTCCTGCGCTACGACGATCCGGCCGCCGAGCCCCGGCGCGGCACCCGGCTGCGGCTGGCCACGGGGGAGGTGGCGTACGACCTCATCGCCCCCTCCCGGTGCGAGCCCCTCGGCGCGCCCGGCGTCGGCGCGCTGTTCGCCTCGCTCGGGCCCGACCCGCTGCGCGAGGACGCGTCCGCGCCCGAGGCGGTGCGGCGGCTGACCGCGTTCCGGGGGCCGATCGGGGCCGGGGTGCTCGACCAGGGGGTGTGGGCGGGCCTCGGGAACGCCTGGCGGGCGGAGCTGCTCTTCCTCCTGGGGCTCCATCCCGGCACGCGTGGCCTCGACGCGGAGACGGCGCTGCGGTTGTGGGAGGCGGCGGTCACGTACCTCGCCCTGGGCCGGGACGCGGGGCAGGTGGTCAGCGACCCGGCCGCGCCCGACGAGCGCTGGGTCTACAAGCGCGAGCGCTGCCGGCGCTGCGGCACGCCCGTCGAGACCTGGCAGCTCGCCTCCAGGACCGCGTACGCCTGTCCACTCGACCAGCCCGCCCCTTACGAGGTCTAGCGGTCGCGCGCCAGGCGCTTGTGCAGCGAGGCCAGGGAGTCGTCGGCCATGAGGGCGGGCAGGCGGGGCGCGTCCTGGTCGATCTGGCGCAG
This window encodes:
- a CDS encoding DNA-formamidopyrimidine glycosylase family protein: MPEGHLIHRHAREQHAALAGHVVRAAGPQGRFDARPYDGRALAGVEAVGKHLLYHFEDGLPAIHVHLGMRGIFLRYDDPAAEPRRGTRLRLATGEVAYDLIAPSRCEPLGAPGVGALFASLGPDPLREDASAPEAVRRLTAFRGPIGAGVLDQGVWAGLGNAWRAELLFLLGLHPGTRGLDAETALRLWEAAVTYLALGRDAGQVVSDPAAPDERWVYKRERCRRCGTPVETWQLASRTAYACPLDQPAPYEV